In Pseudomonas grandcourensis, the DNA window TGATGCTGCCGGTCGGGCGGCTGGTGGTGTTGCGCGCCTACCCGCGCTCGGAACTGGTGCGGATCATGGGCTTCATCACCATTCCCGGGCTGCTCGGCCCGTTGATCGGCCCGACCATGGGCGGCTGGATGGTGCAATACCTGACTTGGCACTGGATCTTCCTGATTAACCTGCCGGTGGGGCTGGTCGGTTGCTACGCCGTGTGGAAATTCATCCCGGACCTGCGCGGTTCCGAGCGCACGCGTTTCGATAGCCTGGGCTTCGTGCTGTTCGGCGCGGCGATGATTCTGATCACCATCGCCATGGAGGGCTTGGGCGAACTGCACCTGCCGCACCTGCGGGTGATGTTGTTGCTGTTCGGTGGCATGGCGTGCCTGGCGGCGTACTGGTTGCGCGCCGGGCATATCGAGAACCCGCTGTTTGCGCCGTCGCTATTCAAGACCCGGACCTTTGCCGTGGGCATTCTCGGCAACCTGTTCGCCCGCCTCGGCAGCGGCGCCCTGCCCTTTCTGGTGCCGTTGCTGCTGCAAGTGGCGCTGGGCTATTCGCCGTCCCAGGCCGGGATGAGCATGTTGCCGCTGGCGGCGGCGGCGATGATCGCCAAATGGGTGGCTCGGCCACTGATCGAGCGCCTGGGCTACCGCATCGTGCTCACCGGCAACACCCTGGCCCTGGGGATCATGCTGGCGAGCATGGGCCTGGTCAGCGAGCAGACGCCGTACTGGCTGCTGCTCTGTCTGTTGGCAGTTCTCGGCGCGATCAACTCCTTGCAGTTTACCGCGATGAACACCGTGACCCTGATCGACCTCGACGACGCCAGCGCCAGCAGCGGCAACAGCCTGCTGTCGGTGGTCGCGCAATTGTCCCTGAGCCTGGGGGTTGCGTGCGCCGGTGCGTTGCTCGGTGGCTTTACCGCGGAAATTGGCAATGATGGCGTGGACACGATCCTGGGGGCATTCCAATTGACCTTCGTGACCGTGGGAATCATGGCGATGCTGGCCGCTACGATCTTCTCGCAACTGTCAAAAAATGACGGACGGCGAGTTAAGCGTCCGGAAGAACACATAGAGCCTTAGGGCGAATGGCCACCGGACTGGTACACTGCGCGACATTTTGTTTTGCAGGCCAGTCCCGTGACCACCATCGCCACCGAATTTAATACTTTGCCGCTGTCCGCCGCCATGCTGGCTAACCTCGACTCCCTCGGTTATGCCCAGATGACGCCGATCCAGGCGCAAAGCTTGCCGGTGATCCTCAAGGGGATGGACCTGATCGCCCAGGCCAAGACCGGCAGCGGCAAGACCGCCGCCTTCGGTATCGGCCTGCTGAACCCGATCAACCCGCGCTACTTCGGTTGCCAGGCGCTGATCCTGTGCCCGACCCGCGAACTGGCAGACCAGGTCGCCAAGGAAATCCGTCGCCTGGCCCGTGCCGAAGACAACATCAAGGTCCTGACCCTGTGCGGCGGCGTGTCCCTCGGCCCGCAGATCGCTTCGCTGGAACACGGCGCGCACATCATCGTCGGCACCCCGGGACGCATCCAGCAGCACCTGCGCAAGGGTTCGCTGGTGCTCCACGGCCTGAACACCCTGATCCTCGACGAAGCCGACCGCATGCTCGACATGGGTTTCTACGATTCCATCGAAGAAATCATCATGCAGGCCCCGGAGCGTCGCCAGACCCTGCTGTTCTCCGCCACCTACCCGGTAGGCATCAAGCAGCTGGCCTCGAAGTTCATGCGCAATCCGCAGCAGGTGAAGGCTGAGGCGTTCCACGACGACACGCAGATCGAGCAGCGCTTCTACGAGATTTCCCCGGATGACCGCATGAGTGCGGTGACCAAGGTGCTTGGCCACTTCCGCCCGGCCTCCTGCGTGGCTTTCTGCTACACCAAGCAGCAGGTTCAGGAAACCGTCGACCACCTGACCGCCAAAGGCATCTCCGCCGTCGGCCTGCACGGCGATCTGGAACAGCGTGACCGCGACCAGGTGCTGGCGATGTTCGCCAACCGCAGTACTTCGGTACTGGTCGCCACTGACGTCGCCGCCCGCGGCCTCGATATCGATTCCCTGGACATGGTGATCAACGTCGAACTGGCCCGTGATTCGGAAATCCACATTCACCGCGTCGGTCGTACCGGTCGCGCCGGTGAGAAAGGCCTCGCGATCAGCCTGGTGGCGCCGTCCGAAGCGCAGCGCGCCCAGGCCATCGAGCAATTGCAGCAGACACCACTGACCTGGGATCAGGTGGACAACCTCACCTCCAAGGGTGGTGGTCCGCTGTTGCCGCAGATGAGCACCCTGTGCATCGCTGCCGGTCGTAAGGACAAGGTTCGCCCGGGCGACATTCTCGGTGCACTGACCGGTGACGCCGGCATCCCCGGCGCCCAGGTCGGCAAGATCGCGATTTTCGACTTCCAGGCCTATGTGGCCGTGGAGCGCGGCGTCGCCAAGCAGGCCTTGCAACGCTTGAACGACGGCAAGATCAAGGGCCGTTCGTTGCGCGTTCGCATCCTGTAAGAACGACGCATATCCCTGTGGGAGCGAGCTTGCTCGCGATGGCGGACTGTCAGACAACATCTATGTTGAATGTGCCGACCTCATCGCGAGCAAGCTCGCTCCCACAATTGTTTTTTTGGTGACACATTTAGAGGACACCGTTTTGCGCTCTACCGAAGTCGTGATCATTGGCGCTGGCGCCGCAGGGTTGATGTGTGCACTGACCGCCGCCGGGCGTGGGCGCAAGGTGTTGTTGCTCGACCATGCCAACAAGGCCGGCAAGAAAATCCTGATGTCGGGCGGTGGCCGCTGCAATTTCACCAACATGTACACAGAGCCGAGCAATTTCCTCTCGCAAAACGCGCACTTCTGCAAATCCGCCCTGGCCCGCTACACCCAGTGGGACTTCATCGGCATGGTGGCCAAGCACGGCGTGCCGTACCACGAGAAGAAACTCGGCCAGCTGTTCTGCGATAACAAATCCAGCGACATCCTCGAAATGCTGCTCAACGAGTGCGATCAGGTCGGCGTCAGCCTGCACCTGGACACCTCGATCCAGACCATCGAGAAGCTCGAAAGCGGCTACCTGCTGGACACGACACTCGACCAGATAACCTGCGAATCCCTGGTGATCGCCACCGGCGGCCTGTCGATCCCGACCCTGGGCGCCACTGGTTTCGGTTACCAGGTGGCCAAACAGTTCGGCCACGAGCTGCTGCCGACCCGCGTCGGTCTGGTGCCGTTCACCATCACCGATCAACTCAAAGCCTTGTGCACTGAGCTGTCCGGTACGTCGGTGGACTGTCTGGTGAGCTGCAACGACCAGAGCTTCCGCGAGAACATCCTGTTCACCCACCGCGGCCTCAGCGGCCCGGCGATTTTGCAGATCTCGTCGTTCTGGGAATCCGGCGATACCGTCGAGATCAACCTGCTGCCGGATCACGACGTACCGGACTGGCTGCAACAGCAACAGGCCGAACGTCCCAACAGCGAGCTGAAAACCCTGCTTGGTGAAATCTTCACCAAGAAGATGGCCAACCTGCTGGCGGACAACTGGTTCGTCTCCAAACCGATGAAGCAGTACACCCACGCGGAACTGGCCGATATCGCGGAAAAACTGGCGAGCTGGAAAGTCGTGCCCGCCGGCACCGAAGGCTATCGCACCGCCGAGGTGACCCTGGGCGGCGTCAACACCAATGAAGTGTCGTCCAAGACCATGGAATCGCTGAAAAGCCCAAGGCTGTACTTCATTGGTGAAGTGCTCGACGTGACCGGACATCTGGGCGGATTCAATTTCCAGTGGGCGTGGGCTTCCGGTTACGCCGCCGCGCAGTACGTCTGATTCAAAAACCTACACAATCCCCCTGTGGGAGCGAGCTTGCTCGCGATGAGGCCATAACATTCAACAGAGATGTTGACTGACAGGCCGCCATCGCGAGCAAGCTCGCTCCCACAGGTTTCTCGGCCATCCACAAAACTTGTGATCAACCAGATCACCAATGCTCAAAGGAACAGATTTTGCTGTCTGATGTGATCGACGCCATTGCGTCGGCGTCATTAGTGGCTCAATTTAGCGTCATTGCCTCGGAAGGCCTTCGCATTTCATGTCATCGACTTCGTTCCACCAGTCTCTGCGTCGCCTTTGGGCGCTGGATAAGTTCAGCTACAGCGTGCGGGTATTCATTGCCCTGACCGGCACCATGGCGCTGTGTTGGTATCAGGATGAAATGGGCCTGCTGATCCCCTTGTTCCTGGGGATTATCGCCAGTGCCCTGGCCGAGACCGACGACAGCTGGCAGGGCCGTCTCAACGCGCTGGCGGTGACGCTGGTGTGTTTCGCGGTCGCCGCCCTGTCCGTTGAACTGCTCTTCCCCTACCCCTCGCTGTTTATCATCGCCTTCGCCCTGGCTGCGTTCTGCCTGACCATGCTCGGCGCCCTCGGCGAGCGCTATGGCGCGATTGCCTCGGCGACGTTGATCCTTTCGGTCTACACCATGATCGGCGTGGACCAGCGTGGCGGTGCGGTCACCGATGTCTGGCATGAGCCGTTGTTGCTGGTGGCCGGCGCAGCCTGGTACGGCGTGCTGTCGGTGTTGTGGCAGGCGCTGTTTTCCAATCAGCCGGTGCAGCAGAGCCTGGCGCGCCTGTTCCGCGAACTGGGCTTTTACCTGAAGCTGAAATCCTCGCTGTTCGAGCCGATCCGGCAGATGGACGTGGAGGCGCGGCGCCTGGAATTGGCCCAGCAGAACGGCCGGGTGGTGGCGGCACTGAACGCCGCCAAGGAGATCATCCTGCACCGGGTCGGCAATGGTCGCCCGGGGTCGAAAGTCAGCCGCTACCTCAAGCTGTACTTCCTCGCCCAGGACATCCACGAGCGCGCCAGCTCTTCGCACTACCCTTACAACGCCCTGGCCGACGCCTTCTTCCACAGTGACGTGCTGTTCCGCTGCCAACGCCTGTTGCGCCAGCAAGGCAAGGCCTGTCGGGCCTTGGCCGAATCGATCCAGATGCGCCAGCCGTTCACCTATGACGCCAGTTTCGCCGAGGCCCTGAGCGACCTGGATGCCTCTCTCGAACACCTGCGCATCCAGAGCAACCCGGCCTGGCGCGGTTTGCTGCGCTCACTGCGGGCGCTGGCCGCCAACCTCGGCACTCTCGACCGTTTGCTCAGCGATGCCAGTAACCCCGACGCCCTGGCCGACGCCACCGACAGCAGCCTGCTCGACCGTTCGCCGCGCAGCCTCAAGGACGTGTGGCTGCGCTTGCGCACGCAACTGACACCGACCTCGCTGCTGTTCCGCCATGCCCTGCGATTGCCCCTGGCCTTGAGCATCGGCTACGCCATGGTGCATTTGATTCACCCGTCCCAGGGCTACTGGATCATCCTCACCACGCTGTTCGTCTGCCAACCGAACTACGGCGCCACTCGCCGCAAACTTGGTCAACGGATCATCGGCACCGCCATCGGCCTGACCCTGGCCTGGGCGCTGTTCGACCTGTTCCCGAACCCGTTGATCCAGTCGTGTTTCGCCATTGCCGCCGGGGTGGTGTTCTTTACCAACCGCACCACCCGCTACACCCTGGCGACGGCGGCAATCACCCTGATGGTGCTGTTCTGCTTCAACCAGGTGGGCGACGGTTACGGGCTGTTCCTGCCCCGGCTGTTCGATACCTTGCTCGGCAGCCTGATTGCCGGGCTGGCGGTGTTCTTGTTCCTGCCGGACTGGCAGGGCCGACGCCTGAACAAAGTGCTGGCCAACACCCTGGCCTGCAACAGCATTTACTTGCGTCAGATCATGCAGCAATACGCGGCAGGCAAAAGCGACGACCTGACTTACCGCCTGGCCCGCCGCAACGCGCACAACGCCGACGCGGCGCTGTCGACCACGCTGGCCAACATGTTGATGGAGCCGGGGCATTTCCGAAAGGAAGCGGATGTGGGCTTCCGCTTCCTGGTGCTGTCACACACGCTACTCAGCTACCTGTCGGGCCTGGGTGCGCATCGGGAAACCCAACTGCCGACTGACGTACGCGAGCACTTGATCGAAGGGGCCGGGGCGAAACTGGCCGCCAGCATCGACGCGATCGCCCAAGGGCTGGCGAGCAAGTCTTCGATCGAGATTCAGAGCGATGAAGAAGAAGCACTGGCCAATGAACTGGAACAGATGCCTGATGAAATCGATGAGGGACAGCGGTTGGTGCAAACACAACTGGCGCTGATCTGCCGGCAGCTGGGGCCGCTGAGGACGTTGGCGGCGCATCTGATCAAGGACACCAGTGAGGATTGAGATCTGTGGTGTCCGGGCGGACCTCATCGCGAGCAGGCCATCAACAACAGCACAGAATCCGGATAAACCCACTCACATCCCATGCTGTCTCATCAACTTGTCATAACTCCCGTCCGCCTTCATCGCCGCAATCTCCCGGTCGAAACCGGCGACGATCCGCGCATGCTCGGGATTCTTCAGACTGACCATGATATGCAGGCTGTTCTCGCTCAACGCCTTGGGCAGGAATTCCACGGCATTACGCACCTTGGGTGATTCACGGGCCAGGTAGTAGCGGGCAACGTATTCATCTTCCAGCGTCAGCTTGACCCGGTCGGCCGCGAGCATGCGCACCGCCATGGCGAAACTGTGCACAGGGATTTTCTGCAACGACTCGTCGTTGTCGAACGGGGGCGAATAGGCGTAACCACGCACGATGGCAATCGGATAAGTGTGCAATTGCTGCAGGTTATTGAATTCGATGGGCGCGTCTTTGCGCTTGAGAAAGCGCACGCGATTGAGCAGGTACTCGCCGGAGAACTGGCCAAGCCTGGTCCGCTCCTCGGTGTACCAGGCGTTGACCAGCACGTCGTATCGGCCCTCGCCCAATCCCATCAAGGCCCGTGCCCAGGGCACCTGTTCGAAATCACTGGCATAGCCGGCCCTGGCGAGCGCGGTACTGACAATGTCCGTGGCCAAACCACCGTTGACGAGCGTGGCGTCGGTGAAGGGTGGCCAGACATCAGCGACCAGCCGCAGCTTTTCTGCTGCCGCTCCCTGAACCAGCAACAGCAATCCAATCAAGGCAAAAGCTCGATGCATTCGCGGCATGCCAGAAAATCCTTAGCGGGCAGGTTGCCCGACGTGTTTTCAGCCAAAACCCCAAGGCCCCTGTACCGGCGAGACCCGGGTACTCAACATTAGCTCATCGAAGCCACAGCACAGCGCTTCGATCCAGATTACACAAAGAAGACATCGGCGCGAAAAATGAATGATGGCATTTTGGCCTTTGTCACAGATTCTTCCGCCATAAAGACTTCTGGCGTGAGTGCGCTTAGTATCGGAACGACGTTTTCAGGGAATCAAAACATGACAGTCGATTGGATCTGCAAACACCACAGCGACCTGGGCAAGGAGCAGCTGTACGCCATTTTGCAGTTGCGTGCAGAAGTGTTCGTCGTCGAGCAAAAATGCGTTTACCAGGATATTGATGGCCAGGACCTGGAAGGCGACACCTGCCACGTGATGGCCTGGGACGGTAACCGACTGGTGGCCTACCTGCGCCTGCTCGACCCGCAATCACAGGGCGGCGACGTGGTGATCGGGCGGGTGATCATTGCCCCTCAGGCACGCGGCGCAGGCCTGGGGCATGAGCTGATGGAGCAGGCATTGAAACAGATCGAGAAATACTGGCCTGGCCTGCCGGTCTACCTCTCGGCCCAGGCGCATTTGCAGGGGTATTACGGGCGGTACGGGTTTGTCGTGGCGGGTGAGGAATATGTGGAAGATGGCATTCCACACATCGGGATGCGTCGCTCCTGAAGGCCCTATCGCGAGCAAGCTCGCGATGGCGTCAGCTCAGGCAACGCATATCTCAGGGATACTCCAGCACCGCCTTGATCTGCCGCAGATTACGCTCGATCCACCCGCGATCAATTGCCCCCCACTCGCGAATCCGATAGCGCCCCGCATGGTTGCGCGCGCCCTCCTCCTGCTCGAACTCACAAATGATGTCCAGATCCGCCAACGCCGCGATGGTGTCCTGTGCCGTGCGCCGGGGCATGCCGGTGACATCGGTCAGCGCCGGGACGCTGCTGGCCAGCCCACTGTCGATCAGGTACGCCACGTATAACCGGCGATAGAAGCTGCTCTTGGTCTTGCTCACGTCCATCCACACACTCCTTGTTGCGATTCTCGGCGGCGATAGTTACTGCATGTCCCGCCACGTCAGGTACACCCGCACATCAAATTCCACCTGGTGATAACCCGGCAGCATGTGTTCGCACAGTTTGTAGAATGCCTTGTTATGGTCCGATTCCTTGAAGTGCGCCAGCTCATGCACCACGATCATTTTCAGGAACTCGGAAGGCGCTTCCTTGAACAGCGAAGCAATGCGGATTTCCTTCTTGGACTTGAGCTTGCCACCCTGCACCCGGGAAATCGTGGTGTGCAGGCCAAGGGCACGGTGGGTCAGGTCCAGACGGTTGTCGAACAGCACCTTGTCGATGGCCGGGGCATTACGCAGGTACTCCTGCTTGAGGTCCAGAGCATAGGTGTACAGTGCCTTGTCGCTCTGCACCCCATGCTTTTGTGGATAACGCTGGCTCAGGTAATCGCCCAGCCGACCGTCGGCGATCAGCTGGCGCACCTGATCCTGCAAGTTAGCGGGATAAGCCTGGAGATATTTCAACACGGTCATCGGGACGGCAATACAGGTCACTGAAAGGTCGCCAGTGTAGCGAATTCAGCGAGCCAGCGCGCTCCAGTCAAACGGCTGGACAAAGACCCCCGTGTCTTCGGCCATCATCGGCCGGGCCACCAGAAAACCTTGCACATACTCACAGCCGTTGGCTTGCAGCCATTCATACTGCGCGACGGTCTCCACCCCTTCGGCAATCACCAGCATCCCGAACTGCCTGCACAGGTCGATCACACTGCGCACCAGCGCCGTATCCTTTGCCGACTCCGGCAACCGGGCAATCAAATGACGGTCGATCTTGAGGGTGTCCAGCTCCAGGTCGCGCAAGTGGGTCAGGGAACAGGGGCCGGCCCCGAAGTCATCCAATGCCACGCGTACGCCCAGATTGTGCAGCAGGCGCAATTGCTTGCGGGTTTCTTCGGGGTTGTGCATCAAGGCCCCCTCCGTGACCTCGACTTCCAGCTGACGCGGCTGCAGGCCATGGCGCTCCAGCACCTGGCGCAACTCGGTGACCAGGTTGGGCATGCCGAACTGCGTACTGCTCAAGCTGACGCCGAGCACCAGGTCCTCGGCAAACAGGGACTCCCAGGCTTTGCGTTGCCCGGCGCCGCGATGGTAGATCCAGCTGCCCAGGCGACTGATCAGCCGCGCCTCCTCCAGCAATGGCAAAAACAGCCCCGGAGGGACATCGCCAACACTCGGATGCTGCCAGCGCAACAAGGCCTCGAAGCCACGAATCCGCCCGTCGGCAATCGCAACCTGAGGCTGATACACCAGATTGAAATCCCGGTTCTCGATGGCCATGCGCACACTTTCTTCCAGCATCAGTCGCGTGCGTGCCCGGCCGTTCATTTCATGATCGTAGAAGCGATATTGCTGGCGACCGGCACGCTTGGCTTCATACATGGCGATGTCGGCCGCCCGCAGCATGCCGTCGAGATTGGCGCCACAATCAGGGAACGTAGCGATACCGATGCTTGCACCCAGGGCGATATCGAGGCCGTCGATCTGCTGACAGATCGATACTCGCTCGATGAGCTTCTCGGCAATCTTCGCCGCCTGCTCGGGGACCTCCAGATCCAGCAGCGCGGTGAATTCGTCGCCGCCCATCCGTGCCAGGATGTCGAAAGGCCGCAGGCAAGCCTTCAACTGTTCGGAGACCCAGCGCAGCACCCGATCGCCGGCATCGTGCCCGAGGGAATCGTTGACTCGCTTGAAGCCGTCGAGGTCCAGGTACATCAAGACCCAGGAGCTGTCGGAACGCTCACCGCGCAGCAGCAGGTTCTCAACGGTCTGGTAGAAACCCCGGCGGTTGAGCAATCCAGTCAGCGGATCGGTGACCGCCTGAAATTCCAGTTGTTGATGCAGATGGCGCACCACCGACATGTCCAGCACGGTCACGACCATCGCGTGTTGCTCGGCGGGCAATGGAGCGCAGGACAAAGCCACCGGCACCTGCTGGCCGGGCGCCGTTCGTAGCTGGGCATCGTGCAGGCGCAGGGTTTCGCCGCGCTTGTATCCGGCCAGCAACTCGGAATCGGCCCAGATCGGGATATGCGGCTTTTGCAGGTAGTCCAGAAACTCCTTGCCTTGCAGTTCCTGCACCGGGGCATTGAGCAACCGTGACATCGCCGGATTGGCAAAACGAATCACACCGTCCTCACCCAATACCAGAATGCCTTCGGCTGCGTTATCCAGCACCGACGCATTAAAGGCACGAGCCGCTTCCAGATCATGACTCAGGCGCTGCAAGGCCCGGCGGTTACGCTGGTGTTCGAGCAACGCCTGGACCTTGGGCGTGAAGATCTGTGGGTCGAACGGTTTGAACAGGTAATCCACCGCACCACTGGCATAGCCTTTGATCACTGCGTCCTGGGACTGTTCGTTGGCAGTCAGGAAAATGATCGGCGTGAGACGGGTCCGCTGGCTACCGCGCATCAGGCGCGCCACTTCATAACCGTCCATGCCCGGCATCTGCACGTCCAGCAGAACCAGGTCGATATCGTGTTCAAGCAACAAGCCGAGGGCCTCAAAACCCGAAGTGGCAGTAATGACCCG includes these proteins:
- a CDS encoding GNAT family N-acetyltransferase — translated: MTVDWICKHHSDLGKEQLYAILQLRAEVFVVEQKCVYQDIDGQDLEGDTCHVMAWDGNRLVAYLRLLDPQSQGGDVVIGRVIIAPQARGAGLGHELMEQALKQIEKYWPGLPVYLSAQAHLQGYYGRYGFVVAGEEYVEDGIPHIGMRRS
- a CDS encoding M48 family metallopeptidase produces the protein MTVLKYLQAYPANLQDQVRQLIADGRLGDYLSQRYPQKHGVQSDKALYTYALDLKQEYLRNAPAIDKVLFDNRLDLTHRALGLHTTISRVQGGKLKSKKEIRIASLFKEAPSEFLKMIVVHELAHFKESDHNKAFYKLCEHMLPGYHQVEFDVRVYLTWRDMQ
- the yccS gene encoding YccS family putative transporter: MSSTSFHQSLRRLWALDKFSYSVRVFIALTGTMALCWYQDEMGLLIPLFLGIIASALAETDDSWQGRLNALAVTLVCFAVAALSVELLFPYPSLFIIAFALAAFCLTMLGALGERYGAIASATLILSVYTMIGVDQRGGAVTDVWHEPLLLVAGAAWYGVLSVLWQALFSNQPVQQSLARLFRELGFYLKLKSSLFEPIRQMDVEARRLELAQQNGRVVAALNAAKEIILHRVGNGRPGSKVSRYLKLYFLAQDIHERASSSHYPYNALADAFFHSDVLFRCQRLLRQQGKACRALAESIQMRQPFTYDASFAEALSDLDASLEHLRIQSNPAWRGLLRSLRALAANLGTLDRLLSDASNPDALADATDSSLLDRSPRSLKDVWLRLRTQLTPTSLLFRHALRLPLALSIGYAMVHLIHPSQGYWIILTTLFVCQPNYGATRRKLGQRIIGTAIGLTLAWALFDLFPNPLIQSCFAIAAGVVFFTNRTTRYTLATAAITLMVLFCFNQVGDGYGLFLPRLFDTLLGSLIAGLAVFLFLPDWQGRRLNKVLANTLACNSIYLRQIMQQYAAGKSDDLTYRLARRNAHNADAALSTTLANMLMEPGHFRKEADVGFRFLVLSHTLLSYLSGLGAHRETQLPTDVREHLIEGAGAKLAASIDAIAQGLASKSSIEIQSDEEEALANELEQMPDEIDEGQRLVQTQLALICRQLGPLRTLAAHLIKDTSED
- a CDS encoding NAD(P)/FAD-dependent oxidoreductase is translated as MRSTEVVIIGAGAAGLMCALTAAGRGRKVLLLDHANKAGKKILMSGGGRCNFTNMYTEPSNFLSQNAHFCKSALARYTQWDFIGMVAKHGVPYHEKKLGQLFCDNKSSDILEMLLNECDQVGVSLHLDTSIQTIEKLESGYLLDTTLDQITCESLVIATGGLSIPTLGATGFGYQVAKQFGHELLPTRVGLVPFTITDQLKALCTELSGTSVDCLVSCNDQSFRENILFTHRGLSGPAILQISSFWESGDTVEINLLPDHDVPDWLQQQQAERPNSELKTLLGEIFTKKMANLLADNWFVSKPMKQYTHAELADIAEKLASWKVVPAGTEGYRTAEVTLGGVNTNEVSSKTMESLKSPRLYFIGEVLDVTGHLGGFNFQWAWASGYAAAQYV
- a CDS encoding EAL domain-containing protein, producing MECAQPTPVEGGSTLLVVDDYPENLISMRALLQRQGWRVITATSGFEALGLLLEHDIDLVLLDVQMPGMDGYEVARLMRGSQRTRLTPIIFLTANEQSQDAVIKGYASGAVDYLFKPFDPQIFTPKVQALLEHQRNRRALQRLSHDLEAARAFNASVLDNAAEGILVLGEDGVIRFANPAMSRLLNAPVQELQGKEFLDYLQKPHIPIWADSELLAGYKRGETLRLHDAQLRTAPGQQVPVALSCAPLPAEQHAMVVTVLDMSVVRHLHQQLEFQAVTDPLTGLLNRRGFYQTVENLLLRGERSDSSWVLMYLDLDGFKRVNDSLGHDAGDRVLRWVSEQLKACLRPFDILARMGGDEFTALLDLEVPEQAAKIAEKLIERVSICQQIDGLDIALGASIGIATFPDCGANLDGMLRAADIAMYEAKRAGRQQYRFYDHEMNGRARTRLMLEESVRMAIENRDFNLVYQPQVAIADGRIRGFEALLRWQHPSVGDVPPGLFLPLLEEARLISRLGSWIYHRGAGQRKAWESLFAEDLVLGVSLSSTQFGMPNLVTELRQVLERHGLQPRQLEVEVTEGALMHNPEETRKQLRLLHNLGVRVALDDFGAGPCSLTHLRDLELDTLKIDRHLIARLPESAKDTALVRSVIDLCRQFGMLVIAEGVETVAQYEWLQANGCEYVQGFLVARPMMAEDTGVFVQPFDWSALAR
- a CDS encoding transporter substrate-binding domain-containing protein, with product MPRMHRAFALIGLLLLVQGAAAEKLRLVADVWPPFTDATLVNGGLATDIVSTALARAGYASDFEQVPWARALMGLGEGRYDVLVNAWYTEERTRLGQFSGEYLLNRVRFLKRKDAPIEFNNLQQLHTYPIAIVRGYAYSPPFDNDESLQKIPVHSFAMAVRMLAADRVKLTLEDEYVARYYLARESPKVRNAVEFLPKALSENSLHIMVSLKNPEHARIVAGFDREIAAMKADGSYDKLMRQHGM
- a CDS encoding helix-turn-helix domain-containing protein; translation: MDVSKTKSSFYRRLYVAYLIDSGLASSVPALTDVTGMPRRTAQDTIAALADLDIICEFEQEEGARNHAGRYRIREWGAIDRGWIERNLRQIKAVLEYP
- the dbpA gene encoding ATP-dependent RNA helicase DbpA yields the protein MLANLDSLGYAQMTPIQAQSLPVILKGMDLIAQAKTGSGKTAAFGIGLLNPINPRYFGCQALILCPTRELADQVAKEIRRLARAEDNIKVLTLCGGVSLGPQIASLEHGAHIIVGTPGRIQQHLRKGSLVLHGLNTLILDEADRMLDMGFYDSIEEIIMQAPERRQTLLFSATYPVGIKQLASKFMRNPQQVKAEAFHDDTQIEQRFYEISPDDRMSAVTKVLGHFRPASCVAFCYTKQQVQETVDHLTAKGISAVGLHGDLEQRDRDQVLAMFANRSTSVLVATDVAARGLDIDSLDMVINVELARDSEIHIHRVGRTGRAGEKGLAISLVAPSEAQRAQAIEQLQQTPLTWDQVDNLTSKGGGPLLPQMSTLCIAAGRKDKVRPGDILGALTGDAGIPGAQVGKIAIFDFQAYVAVERGVAKQALQRLNDGKIKGRSLRVRIL
- the mdtD gene encoding multidrug transporter subunit MdtD, with protein sequence MPNRPPLDAVTARWIPWVVAIAFFMQSLDGTILNTALPAMARDLAEDPLRMQGVIIAYMLTVALLIPASGWIADRFGTRKIFFSAILLFSLGSLLCALSSSLSMLIGARVIQGLGGALMLPVGRLVVLRAYPRSELVRIMGFITIPGLLGPLIGPTMGGWMVQYLTWHWIFLINLPVGLVGCYAVWKFIPDLRGSERTRFDSLGFVLFGAAMILITIAMEGLGELHLPHLRVMLLLFGGMACLAAYWLRAGHIENPLFAPSLFKTRTFAVGILGNLFARLGSGALPFLVPLLLQVALGYSPSQAGMSMLPLAAAAMIAKWVARPLIERLGYRIVLTGNTLALGIMLASMGLVSEQTPYWLLLCLLAVLGAINSLQFTAMNTVTLIDLDDASASSGNSLLSVVAQLSLSLGVACAGALLGGFTAEIGNDGVDTILGAFQLTFVTVGIMAMLAATIFSQLSKNDGRRVKRPEEHIEP